A window from Chitinophaga filiformis encodes these proteins:
- a CDS encoding CPBP family intramembrane glutamic endopeptidase, with amino-acid sequence MKNQVSPLVVYFTLAYLISWIIWLPLYAHAFGIKGLPVLPFHHGIGGLGPLIASFITSAIFEGKQGIEKLFRQIFKVKPLSYLLIALISPIILAAIASIISNLLDHTPINLSALLKAKEFPEYSFLSFLLYNLLFFGFGEEVGWRGFALPRLQARYNALWASLILTLFWAVWHWPLFLYRPGYTSMDVAGIFGWVFSLLTGSVLLAWLYNSSRASLFACAVFHSTIDIAFLADFADKNITNYMGMLITIWGIAIIIIFKPNNLSRSERIRQ; translated from the coding sequence ATGAAGAATCAGGTATCCCCTTTGGTTGTTTATTTTACCTTAGCATATCTTATCAGCTGGATCATATGGCTGCCACTGTATGCCCATGCTTTTGGCATCAAAGGTCTGCCGGTGTTGCCGTTCCATCATGGCATCGGTGGACTCGGGCCGCTTATCGCATCATTCATTACCAGTGCTATTTTTGAAGGAAAGCAAGGCATTGAAAAGCTGTTTAGACAAATTTTCAAAGTAAAACCCTTATCCTATCTTTTAATTGCTTTAATAAGCCCTATCATACTGGCCGCTATAGCTTCAATTATCAGCAACTTACTCGATCATACGCCCATTAATCTGTCAGCCCTATTGAAAGCAAAGGAGTTCCCGGAATACAGCTTTCTCAGCTTCCTGTTATACAACCTGCTTTTCTTTGGATTTGGTGAAGAAGTGGGTTGGAGAGGCTTTGCCTTACCCCGCCTGCAGGCCAGGTATAATGCTTTATGGGCCAGCCTTATATTGACGTTATTTTGGGCCGTTTGGCATTGGCCGCTTTTTCTGTATCGCCCGGGTTATACAAGTATGGACGTAGCTGGCATTTTCGGATGGGTGTTTAGCCTGCTTACAGGTAGTGTATTACTAGCCTGGCTGTACAATTCCTCAAGAGCCAGTCTTTTTGCCTGTGCTGTTTTTCATTCAACGATTGACATTGCATTTCTGGCCGACTTTGCCGATAAAAATATCACCAATTATATGGGTATGCTGATTACAATATGGGGCATCGCCATTATCATCATTTTCAAGCCCAATAACTTATCCAGGTCGGAAAGAATAAGGCAGTAG
- a CDS encoding alpha/beta hydrolase, translating to MKKYRFHFTTILIFSLLLFSGQACSQQKQIAKGTVKRIKVHGKLLEGNLSGDSADRYVSVYLPPGYHTNSTKRYPVVYFLHGYTDNDAKFYGFTKHWMVLPPILDTVFASDAAHEMIVVTPDAYTIFQGSMYSNSITTGNWEDFVAKELVTYIDSHYRTIAKKEGRGLCGHSMGGYGALRIGEKNPDVFSTIYLLSPCCLNSSPLSAESVPAPFLRADSIKTTEEMQKADFFTKALFASAAAWSPNPANPPFYIDLPVKDGKLQPMVLQKWDANRPLNNLDQYIFNIKKLTAIGFDAGTKDTNIAESIRTLDSELNKYGIKHSFEIYEGDHINRVAERISKKMLGFFSENLAFK from the coding sequence ATGAAAAAATACAGGTTCCATTTCACGACTATTCTTATCTTTTCATTGCTGTTGTTCTCAGGACAGGCATGTAGCCAGCAAAAACAAATAGCTAAAGGCACAGTTAAACGAATAAAGGTACACGGAAAATTGCTGGAAGGGAACCTAAGCGGCGACAGCGCCGATCGCTATGTGTCAGTGTACTTACCTCCAGGCTATCACACCAATTCAACAAAACGGTATCCCGTTGTCTATTTCCTGCATGGCTATACCGACAACGATGCAAAATTTTATGGATTTACGAAGCACTGGATGGTGTTGCCGCCTATTTTAGACACCGTCTTTGCCAGTGATGCAGCTCACGAAATGATTGTCGTTACACCGGATGCCTATACCATTTTCCAGGGAAGTATGTATTCCAATTCCATCACAACGGGTAACTGGGAAGACTTTGTGGCAAAAGAGCTGGTAACTTATATCGACAGCCACTATCGCACCATTGCAAAAAAAGAAGGCCGTGGTTTGTGTGGTCATTCTATGGGGGGGTACGGGGCATTGCGGATCGGAGAAAAGAATCCGGATGTATTTTCTACAATATATTTGTTAAGCCCCTGCTGCCTGAATTCCTCTCCTCTTTCCGCTGAATCTGTACCAGCACCTTTTTTGCGTGCAGACAGCATTAAAACGACGGAAGAAATGCAAAAAGCTGATTTCTTTACAAAGGCGCTCTTTGCTTCAGCAGCGGCCTGGTCTCCCAATCCGGCCAATCCTCCTTTCTATATTGACCTGCCCGTAAAGGACGGGAAACTGCAGCCAATGGTTTTGCAAAAATGGGATGCCAACAGACCATTGAATAACCTTGACCAATATATCTTCAATATTAAAAAACTAACCGCTATTGGCTTTGATGCAGGGACAAAAGATACAAACATTGCAGAGAGCATCAGGACACTGGATAGCGAATTAAACAAATATGGCATCAAACATTCCTTTGAAATCTATGAGGGCGACCATATTAACCGTGTTGCTGAAAGGATCAGCAAGAAAATGCTGGGATTCTTTTCGGAGAATTTAGCATTTAAATAG
- a CDS encoding cupin domain-containing protein: MINLDDITARQIIPGFSAKFVHTPSMTLSYWDVKKGAVLPNHKHVHEQVTQVEEGEFELTIEGQTKVYTKGMVALIPSWAEHSGVALTDCKIFDIFTPVREDYKAIQ, encoded by the coding sequence ATGATAAATTTAGACGATATCACCGCCCGGCAGATTATACCTGGTTTTTCAGCAAAATTTGTTCACACGCCTTCTATGACGCTAAGTTACTGGGATGTAAAAAAAGGAGCAGTGCTTCCAAATCACAAGCATGTGCACGAGCAGGTAACACAGGTAGAAGAAGGGGAATTTGAATTAACGATCGAGGGTCAAACAAAGGTCTATACTAAAGGAATGGTAGCGCTTATACCTTCATGGGCAGAGCATAGTGGTGTAGCGCTTACAGATTGTAAGATATTTGATATTTTCACTCCTGTGAGGGAGGATTATAAAGCGATACAGTGA
- a CDS encoding GNAT family N-acetyltransferase: MPEPLNDIVTSRLILRLFGNEVTNACLNNRLAVAQDLLDAAIPEEFFDDLCSLQNDSLRLQENPAYEPWASRAIILKSEMKMIGLIRFHNSPSPYADKQYMKGAVELGYQIFSNHRRKGYAREAIFDIINWAADCFSTRRFIASVSPENLPSLTLIQSLGFIKVDEVLDESDGLEYVYMLERLV, from the coding sequence ATGCCTGAGCCTTTAAATGATATCGTTACTTCACGCCTGATACTCCGGCTATTCGGGAACGAGGTGACTAATGCCTGTCTTAACAACCGCCTTGCAGTCGCTCAGGATCTTTTAGACGCTGCTATTCCGGAGGAATTCTTTGACGACCTTTGCAGTCTTCAAAACGACAGCCTCCGCCTGCAGGAGAATCCCGCTTATGAACCATGGGCATCCAGAGCGATCATTCTGAAAAGTGAAATGAAAATGATTGGTTTGATACGCTTTCACAACAGCCCATCTCCTTATGCAGACAAACAGTATATGAAAGGAGCGGTAGAACTTGGATACCAGATCTTTTCAAACCACAGAAGAAAAGGATATGCGCGTGAGGCGATCTTTGACATCATTAACTGGGCCGCGGACTGCTTCTCCACGCGCCGTTTCATTGCTTCGGTTTCGCCGGAGAACCTCCCATCTCTTACACTTATCCAGTCTCTTGGCTTTATAAAAGTAGATGAAGTGCTTGATGAATCAGATGGCCTGGAGTATGTCTATATGCTGGAAAGGCTGGTATAA
- a CDS encoding NUDIX hydrolase, translated as MKKITLILFLLLACVSVKSQEAPTVTNRFKLLITNERNEFLLIKWKGNWEVPGAEYGDSAVVKPINEFLNDLAARLGINIKQPKLAGLFTYYMNDRKYPAIFSYYTAKLDTGKPEPGAGPNEVKWFPVPAGLEAVAYPNSRAIIKQVLSDPQAVWGGAFRLYPSQGWKYETISGFYRMN; from the coding sequence ATGAAAAAAATCACACTCATACTATTTCTCCTGTTAGCCTGTGTCAGTGTAAAGTCCCAGGAGGCGCCAACAGTAACTAACAGATTTAAGCTATTGATCACCAATGAGCGTAATGAATTCCTTCTGATTAAATGGAAAGGCAACTGGGAAGTTCCGGGCGCCGAATATGGCGATAGTGCCGTGGTTAAGCCTATTAATGAATTCCTGAATGATCTCGCAGCCCGGCTTGGGATCAATATCAAGCAACCCAAACTGGCGGGACTTTTTACTTATTACATGAATGATCGGAAATATCCCGCGATCTTCAGTTACTACACCGCAAAATTGGACACCGGGAAACCTGAGCCGGGGGCAGGACCCAACGAGGTAAAATGGTTTCCTGTCCCAGCTGGCCTTGAAGCTGTCGCTTATCCGAATTCCAGGGCAATCATTAAGCAGGTGCTATCCGACCCCCAGGCTGTTTGGGGCGGTGCATTCCGGCTGTATCCGTCACAAGGCTGGAAGTATGAAACGATATCCGGTTTCTACAGGATGAACTAA
- a CDS encoding T9SS type A sorting domain-containing protein, which produces MNKHLYLAIIAWLIGLSTIQAQNADQQYYNTFALQFHYKATSFVVDTPFVSTAPQAFLLWSANVYQDSTKSSLSLDQFDANGNFISEHVVPQPGKLLPSLLPKKIIRMKSGKGYYLLGYVIQSPNLINGIPVYSTPILIRLDQQLNPVWVQKLHFSAVSTANANTLIEYNDLIEAVNGDVIIAGRYSPTPAGQQINILATRLTSAGAIVWNYQYSTNFTCNANALALTEATDNNIILTGYVELCTSGFGGPRQVLFLRLQPTGTPVIGFAYLGATTESAGTKIVKRTSIAGNDAFFISGFTDVTAPTGAPNRQVLILDVRESGAIIGAFHVGDSGTEESNDLVIRNLGNENYILYLTGFTTSYYTAVSKEVFYLQLRYVPGSLGLVEFSTFPQTASYTERYGLEIKAAGKDKFAILANANYIINSTGNPSAFTNVLLRDLSSTSQQCIKLHQPPVNIINLSPKQLTASPIALSFKPYAEKYILFQKVFPKLLCGQFKVNPYDALNSGVIEQKTTASTIALNKLASVASSETVSVYPNPASNYVFIKYSKPITSKVLAKVFGSDMRLLKTMEITDNSRKMLSLDGLPSGLYFIEVGDNSKHEIFKILKN; this is translated from the coding sequence ATGAACAAACATTTATACCTGGCTATTATTGCCTGGCTTATTGGTTTGAGCACTATCCAGGCACAAAATGCGGATCAACAGTACTACAACACTTTCGCATTGCAATTCCACTACAAAGCAACAAGTTTCGTCGTAGACACGCCATTCGTATCAACTGCCCCACAAGCCTTTCTGTTATGGAGCGCCAACGTGTACCAGGATTCCACGAAAAGCTCTTTGTCGCTCGACCAATTTGATGCCAACGGCAACTTCATTTCCGAACATGTGGTACCACAACCAGGCAAGCTATTACCTTCGCTGCTGCCAAAGAAAATCATCCGCATGAAAAGCGGTAAAGGTTACTATCTGCTAGGCTACGTGATCCAGTCCCCTAACCTGATCAATGGCATCCCTGTGTACTCCACACCAATACTCATCCGCCTGGACCAGCAACTGAACCCTGTATGGGTACAAAAGCTACACTTTTCCGCGGTTAGCACCGCCAACGCCAACACACTTATTGAGTACAATGATCTTATTGAAGCTGTTAACGGCGACGTGATCATTGCGGGTCGCTATAGTCCCACGCCGGCAGGTCAACAGATCAACATACTGGCAACACGCCTCACCAGCGCCGGCGCCATCGTATGGAATTACCAGTACTCCACCAACTTCACCTGCAACGCTAATGCACTGGCCCTGACAGAAGCCACCGATAACAATATCATACTGACGGGCTACGTGGAGCTGTGCACCAGCGGCTTTGGTGGCCCCCGCCAGGTACTTTTCCTTCGTCTTCAGCCTACCGGTACTCCTGTTATTGGTTTCGCCTATCTCGGCGCCACCACTGAGTCTGCCGGCACCAAGATCGTAAAACGTACCAGCATTGCAGGCAACGACGCCTTCTTCATCTCCGGTTTCACAGATGTTACAGCCCCTACAGGCGCACCTAACAGGCAGGTACTAATACTTGACGTAAGGGAAAGCGGCGCCATCATAGGCGCCTTCCATGTTGGCGACAGCGGTACAGAAGAATCCAACGACCTTGTTATCCGCAACCTGGGCAACGAAAACTACATCCTGTATCTCACAGGCTTCACTACCAGTTATTACACTGCCGTAAGCAAAGAAGTGTTCTACCTGCAACTGCGTTACGTGCCAGGTTCACTGGGACTCGTGGAATTCAGCACCTTTCCACAGACGGCCAGCTACACAGAAAGATATGGCCTCGAAATAAAAGCTGCCGGTAAAGACAAGTTCGCGATACTGGCCAATGCCAACTACATCATCAATAGCACCGGCAATCCCAGTGCATTCACCAATGTACTTCTCCGCGACCTCAGTAGTACCAGCCAGCAATGTATCAAATTACACCAGCCGCCGGTAAACATCATCAACCTCAGTCCTAAACAACTGACGGCATCGCCGATAGCACTTTCCTTCAAACCTTACGCAGAAAAATATATCCTGTTCCAGAAAGTATTTCCCAAACTGCTTTGCGGTCAGTTCAAAGTCAACCCATATGATGCACTTAACAGCGGCGTGATAGAACAAAAGACAACCGCATCAACTATAGCACTCAACAAACTCGCATCGGTAGCCAGCTCAGAAACTGTGAGTGTCTATCCCAACCCGGCCAGCAATTATGTCTTTATAAAATACAGCAAACCTATCACCTCTAAAGTGTTAGCCAAAGTGTTTGGTAGCGATATGCGACTGCTGAAAACTATGGAGATCACTGACAACAGCAGGAAAATGTTGTCATTGGATGGCCTCCCATCCGGCTTATATTTTATAGAAGTGGGGGATAATAGTAAACACGAGATCTTTAAGATATTGAAAAACTAG
- a CDS encoding beta-lactamase family protein produces the protein MQQRHIPALQLAIVRDGAIVKNTTYGIANLEYDIRATDQTIFSINSITKAFVGVAVMQLAEENKLKITDPLSRYLDSLPDTWKSITLQQVLTHISGLPDIMDEEEQVMGHGDEQEAMQKVKTLPVEFKPGEKFRYNQTGYVLLGQIITKLSGMHFTRFIEERQFKPAGMVLTRFGDSYDVIPNYAGAYTMTRQVGSRFIRNSVPGNSYMQFPVFFRTAAGIQSTATEMANWVIALKAGKLLKQSSSIDLLWTPAILNNGKTGGFNILTNGYALGWPTVTREEHPAVAPVGGGRSALFVYLKDDLSIIVLTNLMGSNPDQFIDEIAGYYIPDMHESNGFGLSPNLKKLRAGLLMEGFDKAGAIAARLKKQDPAFQLDENELNKWGYQLFAQKNITAALAIFRLNVTLYPQSANTYDSLAEALEAAEQTSEALANYRKVIALAPQNKHAAARIQALSAK, from the coding sequence ATGCAGCAGCGTCATATTCCTGCTTTGCAATTAGCTATTGTACGGGACGGCGCAATCGTCAAAAACACAACTTATGGCATTGCCAATCTTGAATATGATATCAGGGCGACTGATCAAACGATCTTTTCTATCAATTCCATTACCAAAGCTTTTGTGGGGGTCGCCGTTATGCAATTGGCTGAAGAGAATAAGCTGAAAATTACAGATCCGCTATCGCGTTATCTGGATAGCCTACCTGATACCTGGAAGAGTATAACCTTGCAGCAGGTACTGACCCATATTTCCGGATTGCCTGATATCATGGATGAGGAAGAGCAGGTCATGGGACATGGAGATGAACAGGAAGCCATGCAAAAAGTAAAGACATTGCCGGTTGAGTTTAAACCGGGTGAGAAGTTCCGGTATAACCAGACAGGTTATGTATTGCTGGGACAAATAATCACGAAATTGAGTGGCATGCATTTTACACGGTTTATAGAGGAAAGGCAATTTAAGCCTGCCGGCATGGTGCTGACCCGTTTTGGCGATTCATATGATGTAATACCCAATTATGCTGGTGCATATACGATGACGAGGCAGGTAGGAAGCCGCTTCATTAGAAACAGTGTACCGGGAAACAGCTATATGCAGTTCCCTGTATTTTTCAGAACCGCTGCAGGTATACAATCCACGGCTACGGAGATGGCTAACTGGGTGATAGCCCTGAAAGCCGGGAAATTACTAAAACAATCGTCCAGTATTGATCTCTTGTGGACACCGGCAATACTTAATAACGGGAAAACTGGCGGTTTTAATATCTTAACAAACGGATATGCATTGGGTTGGCCAACAGTAACCAGGGAGGAACATCCTGCTGTTGCTCCTGTAGGCGGCGGACGATCTGCGCTGTTCGTGTATCTGAAGGATGACCTTTCCATTATAGTACTGACAAATCTGATGGGAAGCAATCCTGATCAGTTTATTGATGAAATAGCAGGCTATTATATCCCGGATATGCATGAGTCGAATGGTTTCGGATTGTCACCAAATCTAAAGAAACTGAGAGCAGGACTGTTGATGGAGGGTTTTGACAAGGCTGGCGCCATCGCAGCTCGTTTGAAAAAGCAGGATCCGGCGTTTCAACTGGATGAAAATGAATTGAATAAATGGGGCTATCAACTCTTCGCTCAGAAGAACATCACAGCTGCACTGGCGATTTTCAGGCTGAACGTAACGCTGTACCCTCAGAGCGCAAATACCTACGATAGCCTCGCAGAGGCGCTGGAGGCTGCAGAACAGACTTCAGAAGCCCTTGCGAACTATAGAAAAGTGATCGCATTGGCACCACAGAATAAGCACGCTGCCGCGAGGATACAGGCCCTGTCAGCCAAATAG